The proteins below come from a single Caulobacter flavus genomic window:
- the bcsD gene encoding cellulose biosynthesis protein BcsD, giving the protein MSASEFDPRSKDLGYLRRRRVSGQWAPFLASLADELAAVADQGAVKRFLCATGERMARSHALPRLETLDELEARLNEILDGMDWGWVQLAAADDHILITHGACPNVLEDDARRAWPPLMAEVLAGAYGAWLAAQGSPGGTTTCRDPLASPLVFEHRV; this is encoded by the coding sequence ATGAGCGCCAGCGAGTTCGATCCCCGGTCCAAGGACCTCGGCTACCTGCGCCGGCGGCGGGTCAGCGGTCAGTGGGCGCCGTTCCTGGCCTCGCTGGCCGACGAGCTGGCGGCCGTCGCCGACCAGGGCGCGGTCAAGCGCTTCCTGTGCGCCACGGGCGAGCGGATGGCCCGCAGCCACGCCCTGCCCAGGCTCGAGACCCTGGACGAGCTGGAAGCCCGCCTGAACGAGATTCTCGACGGCATGGACTGGGGCTGGGTGCAGCTCGCGGCGGCCGACGACCACATCCTCATCACCCATGGGGCCTGTCCGAATGTTCTCGAAGACGACGCCCGGCGGGCCTGGCCGCCGCTCATGGCCGAGGTTCTGGCGGGCGCTTACGGCGCCTGGCTGGCGGCCCAGGGCAGCCCCGGCGGGACCACGACCTGCCGTGATCCCCTGGCTTCGCCGCTGGTGTTCGAGCACCGGGTCTAG
- a CDS encoding glycosyl hydrolase family 8 — translation MAMLVASGGNACARPPDGWTQFKAAYVQPDGRTIDPENGGVSHSESQGWTMLLAEGHGDREAFDKAWGWTRANLVRKNAPLLAWRYDPRSRPAVADENNASDGDILAAWALLRAGRRWKDDGYLAASRAMREAVAERLVVEVGGRTVLLPGLEGFRSPAGIVTNPSYFVLPALQDFAVEDGPAAPWRTLVADGVKLAREGRFGAQKLPPDWLLVRADGGLALAPEKPPLFGFDAIRVPLYLAWGGEDSLARDTAAYWRGKIQAQKAPPAWVNMSDGHEADFPLSGGGVAIAALALDDPSIQALRGASQDRTYYSSALVLLAEMAGREKGGKRP, via the coding sequence ATGGCGATGCTGGTCGCATCCGGAGGCAACGCCTGCGCGCGGCCGCCGGACGGCTGGACCCAGTTCAAGGCCGCCTACGTGCAGCCCGACGGCCGCACGATCGATCCCGAGAACGGCGGCGTCAGCCACAGCGAGAGCCAGGGCTGGACCATGCTGCTGGCCGAGGGCCACGGCGACCGCGAGGCCTTCGACAAGGCCTGGGGCTGGACCCGCGCCAATCTGGTGCGCAAGAACGCGCCGCTGCTGGCCTGGCGCTACGACCCGCGCTCCCGCCCCGCCGTCGCCGACGAGAACAACGCGTCGGACGGCGACATCCTGGCCGCCTGGGCCCTGCTTCGGGCCGGGCGGCGCTGGAAGGACGACGGCTACCTGGCCGCCTCCAGGGCCATGCGCGAGGCGGTGGCCGAGCGCCTGGTGGTCGAGGTCGGCGGCCGCACCGTGCTGCTGCCCGGCCTGGAGGGCTTTCGCTCGCCCGCCGGGATCGTCACCAACCCGTCCTATTTCGTCCTGCCGGCCCTGCAGGACTTCGCCGTCGAGGACGGCCCTGCGGCGCCTTGGCGCACCCTGGTCGCCGACGGGGTGAAACTGGCCCGCGAGGGGCGGTTCGGCGCTCAGAAACTGCCTCCGGACTGGCTTCTGGTGCGCGCCGACGGCGGCCTGGCCTTAGCGCCTGAAAAACCTCCGCTATTCGGTTTCGACGCCATTCGCGTGCCCCTCTACCTGGCCTGGGGAGGAGAAGATTCGCTGGCGCGCGACACCGCCGCGTATTGGCGCGGAAAGATTCAAGCCCAAAAAGCGCCACCGGCATGGGTCAATATGTCCGACGGTCATGAAGCCGACTTTCCGCTATCTGGCGGGGGTGTCGCCATCGCCGCCCTGGCGCTGGACGACCCGTCGATCCAGGCGCTGCGGGGAGCGTCGCAAGACCGCACGTACTACTCTTCCGCCCTTGTCCTGCTCGCCGAGATGGCGGGCCGGGAGAAGGGCGGCAAACGACCTTAA